TTGGAACACCTATTAATTATCCTTTTTTACTTACCATAACTTGTTTTGCATTTATCGGAATGATTATAGGAACTAAACTTTCAAAGAAAATAGACGGAAACAAGCTAAAACCTATATTTGGTTGGTTTGTTTTAATAATGGGAATCTATATAATTTCTAAAGAAATTTTCTTAAATTAGATGCATTAAGTAACTAATATTAAAGTCTTTATAAAAAAAGACCAAATTATCTTTATCTCTCAAAATTAAAAAGCAAAGAATCATGCAGATAGAACAAATATATACTGGTTGTTTAGCACAAGGTGCTTATTATATCACTTCAGATGGCGAGGCTGCAATTATTGACCCACTTCGTGAAGTACAGCCTTATTTAGATCGGTTGGAACGCGATAAAGTGAAGTTAAAATATATTTTTGAAACGCATTTTCATGCTGATTTTGTTTCAGGTCACATTGATTTAAGTAAAAAAACAAATGCTAAAATTGTGTATGGACCAACTGCTAAACCCGAATTTAAAGCTATTGTTGCCGAAGATAATCAAGTATTTGAAATTGGTAAAATCAAACTAAAAGTACTGCATACCCCAGGTCATACTATGGAAAGTACAACTTATCTATTGGTAGATGAAAAAGGCAAAGAGCATGCGATTTTCTCTGGTGACACATTGTTTATTGGTGATGTAGGAAGACCTGATTTAGCTCAAAAAGCGGCTTCAATGACTAAAGAGGAATTAGCGGCTACTTTATACCATTCCTTAAGGAACAAAATAATGACTCTTCCTGATGATGTTATCGTATATCCTGCGCATGGAGCAGGAAGCGCTTGCGGAAAAAACATGAGCAAGGAAACCATTTCAACCATCGGGAATCAGAAAGCGACTAATTACGCCTTGAGAGCTAACATGACCGAATCTGAATTTGTAACCGAAGTAACCGAAGGTTTATTACCTCCTCCTGCATATTTTGGTATGAATGTGGCCATGAATAAAAAGGGATATGAAAGTTTTGAAACTGTTTTAAACCACGGAATGAGAGCAATAAAAGTTGCTGATTTCGAAAAAATTACTGCTGATTCAGGTGCATTAATTTTGGATACTCGAAAAAATACTATTTTCAGTAAAGGATTTATTCCTCAATCTATAAATATCGGAATTGATGGCGATTTTGCGCCTTGGGTTGGAGCTTTGGTTGCTGATGTGAAACAGCCTATAATTTTAGTTTCAGAAATTGGACGTGAAGAAGAAACAGTAACTAGGTTAAGCCGCGTAGGATTTGATAATTTGATTGGACATTTAGACGGTGGTTTCGAAGCTTGGCAAAAAGCGGGACAAGAAACTGACATCATAAACCGAATTACTGCTGAACAGTTTTCTAATGAAGTCAAAATTGGTGAAAGCAAAATAATTGACATCCGAAAAGAAAGTGAATATTGTGCTGAACACGTTGAAGAAGCTTATAATAAACCTTTGGCTAACATCAATGATTGGATAAAAGATATAAATCCTAAAGAACATTTTTACCTCCATTGTGCTGGTGGTTATCGCAGTATGATTGCAGCTTCAATTCTTGAAGCTAGAGGTTTTAGAAATTTCACAGAAATAGAAGGTGGCTTTAATGCAATTGCAAAGACAAATATTCCTAAAACCAATTTTGTTTGCCAAAGTAAAATTTTAAAATAAGTAACCCAATAATTCCAATATATTATGAAAAAAAATATAGGTTTATCAGACAAAATTGTTCGCATTGCTTTAGCAATTGTAATTGCTGTTTTATATTATACCAATACAATTAATGGAACAATAGCGATTATTTTAGGCGCTTTTGCAGTTATTTTATTGCTAACGAGTTTTATTAATTTTTGCCCATTGTATTTGCCTTTTGGAATTTCAACACGAAAAAAAGTTTAAAGAATGAATGATAAAGAATGCTGTGTAGCTTCACATGAAAATCCTTTGGATCAAAACTACTGGGATGCACAATACAAAACTAAAACAACCGGTTGGGACTTAGGACAAATCTCGCCTCCAATCAAACTTTTTATTGACTCTTTAAAGGATAAAAGTTGCGCTATACTGATTCCTGGTTGCGGTAATTCCTATGAAGCTGAATACCTAGTTAATCAAGGATTTACAAACGTTACCGTTATTGATATTGCTCCTACTTTAGTAGATAATCTAAAAACAAAATTTGCTGGTAATCCAAATATTAAAGTGATTTTAGGTGATTTTTTTGAACATAAAGGCAATTATGATTTGATTATTGAACAAACATTTTTCTGTGCATTGCCTCCAACTATGCGTCAAAAATACGTTTGGAAAATGCATCAGCTTTTAAGAGATTCTGGAAAAATTGTTGGCTTATTATTTAATAAAATTTTTGAAAGCGGTCCTCCTTTTGGAGGTAGTAAAGCAGAATACGTCTCATTATTTAAAGATGCTTTTTATTTAACGAGTATGGAAATTTGCACTAATTCAATCGCTCCAAGAGCTAATGCAGAACTTTTTATTGAGTTAACAAAAAACCCAAAATCAATAGTTAACCTTTATGAATTGGAAGGAATTACGTGTAGCGGTTGTATGGACAGTATTACAAAATTGATTTCAGATTCAAGTGGTGTACGCAATGTTAGCATGAATACAAGCTTTTCAGAGCTATTGATCGTTAGTGAAAAAGAAATTGACTTAAGTGATTTACAGCAAGTTATTTCTTATGATCAAAAATATAAAATAAACAAAATCAATGCCTAACATGAAAGAATTGTTGTTGAAAAATTGGCATGTTATGCGATGGATTCGTTTGGCTTTTGCTTTATTTCTTTTTAGCCAAGCGTACATTTTAAAGGAATGGATGTTCGTTGCATTTGGTTTATTTTTCTTGTTTCAAGTAATTTTTAATTTTGGTTGTGGTGCGAATGGTTGTGCTCTACCAAACAAAAAATATAGAAAAAATGAATAACTTTAATCAAATTATAAAATCAGAAAAACCAGTTTTGGTTGATTTTTTTGCTACTTGGTGTGGTCCTTGCCAAATGTTGAGCCCAATATTAAAACAAGTAAAAGATAGTTTAGGAGATCGTGTTTCAATTATAAAAATTGATGTTGACAAAAATCAGCTCATCGCATCACAATACCAAGTTCGAGGCGTTCCTACTATGATTTTATTTCAAAATGGGAAACAATTATGGAGACAATCTGGTGTTGTCTCAAAAGAAGATTTAATCAAAACTATTGTCGAAAAAAGCAACTAATGTCATCTAAAAAAACTTTTTTTATTACTCTTATTGGAGTATTTATAGGACTTTTTATGGGGTATTTATACTACTATTTCATCGGTTGCTCAACTGGAACCTGCCCTATTACATCAAGACCTTTAAACGCGTCTTTATATGGTGGAGTGATGGGTGGATTACTCTTTAATATGTTTACCAGCAAAAAGACCAAGTAAAATTATATTTTATTTATATAAAGAAACAAAATTTGCGTTTCTATTCAACAAAACTCGATTAAAGACATAAATATCATGTTTAAATCAATTTATATTTATTATCTTTAATTTGAGAAAAAAAAATAAATAAAATTAGCACTCCTTAAATTATATTTCCAATTAGATATTGCTGTACAACTTTTTATAACCTACTAAAACATGGTATCAAAAATATTTAAATATAAAAATGGAAACTAATTGTGCTCCTGAAAAAAAACTGAAATCTACCCCAGATCATGAAAAAATTAGTTTTAATAATTTTAATAACTCTTTCAACTACAACATTTGCCCAGAATGACAAAGAACATTATGTAGCATTTTCAGCAGCAGTTGATATTAAAAATTTACTTGTTGGAAGTTATCCCACCGACAATAAAAGTGCTTTAGATTATTTTCTTCAATTTTCTTTGGTTTCAAATAATATTGAAGTCAACATTGGTTATGAACGTTTCCAAAGAGTTCAATTTAGTAAAAACACAGTCGGAATTGGGTACCATTTTCCATTATACCTCAACATAGGTAGCAAAGAATTAAAATTTGTGTTTATCCCATCAGCAGAACCTACCATAATCAATAGATGGGGAACCTGGGGAGGAGGACTTTCTTACGAACAAAAAAGTTCACATTTATCCCTTGGCGCAAACTTAGCGCTACGTATTAATTTATCTGATAAAATAGCTTTAGAATACTTATTCAATGCTTTGCCAAGAATAGATATTCACGGAAAATACGACAATAATAACTGGGGAAACAGAGCCAGTACAGAAGGTGTACCAATTGTAGGTAGTAATTATTTTAAATTAATCTATAAAATCAGTAGAGCTTATTAAGCGCAAAAGAGATACAAATAAAACAATACTTTATAAAAATCAAAAACAGACACTGAATTAATTTAGTGTCTGTTTTTTTATTGAAAATAGAAAAAATATAACTTTATGTTTTAAAATTTACCTTTTAATTCTAAAGCATCTATTTCACTATGAGATGCATCATAAATGGATTTACCATCCTTAATTAATACTAACTGTGGAGATTGATGCACAACCTGAAATCTGCTTGCAATTTCATTTGAAACATCACGATAAGAAATCAAGTCTAGAAAATAAGTGTCAACTTCATCCATCAAATTAAATTCATTTTCAAATTGTTTCAAAGCCATTCTGCTCACACTACAACGCGTACTGTGCTTAAATACCACCACTGGTTTTTC
Above is a window of Flavobacterium sp. 123 DNA encoding:
- a CDS encoding rhodanese-like domain-containing protein, producing MQIEQIYTGCLAQGAYYITSDGEAAIIDPLREVQPYLDRLERDKVKLKYIFETHFHADFVSGHIDLSKKTNAKIVYGPTAKPEFKAIVAEDNQVFEIGKIKLKVLHTPGHTMESTTYLLVDEKGKEHAIFSGDTLFIGDVGRPDLAQKAASMTKEELAATLYHSLRNKIMTLPDDVIVYPAHGAGSACGKNMSKETISTIGNQKATNYALRANMTESEFVTEVTEGLLPPPAYFGMNVAMNKKGYESFETVLNHGMRAIKVADFEKITADSGALILDTRKNTIFSKGFIPQSINIGIDGDFAPWVGALVADVKQPIILVSEIGREEETVTRLSRVGFDNLIGHLDGGFEAWQKAGQETDIINRITAEQFSNEVKIGESKIIDIRKESEYCAEHVEEAYNKPLANINDWIKDINPKEHFYLHCAGGYRSMIAASILEARGFRNFTEIEGGFNAIAKTNIPKTNFVCQSKILK
- a CDS encoding DUF6132 family protein translates to MSSKKTFFITLIGVFIGLFMGYLYYYFIGCSTGTCPITSRPLNASLYGGVMGGLLFNMFTSKKTK
- a CDS encoding methyltransferase domain-containing protein — encoded protein: MNDKECCVASHENPLDQNYWDAQYKTKTTGWDLGQISPPIKLFIDSLKDKSCAILIPGCGNSYEAEYLVNQGFTNVTVIDIAPTLVDNLKTKFAGNPNIKVILGDFFEHKGNYDLIIEQTFFCALPPTMRQKYVWKMHQLLRDSGKIVGLLFNKIFESGPPFGGSKAEYVSLFKDAFYLTSMEICTNSIAPRANAELFIELTKNPKSIVNLYELEGITCSGCMDSITKLISDSSGVRNVSMNTSFSELLIVSEKEIDLSDLQQVISYDQKYKINKINA
- the trxA gene encoding thioredoxin; its protein translation is MNNFNQIIKSEKPVLVDFFATWCGPCQMLSPILKQVKDSLGDRVSIIKIDVDKNQLIASQYQVRGVPTMILFQNGKQLWRQSGVVSKEDLIKTIVEKSN
- a CDS encoding DUF2892 domain-containing protein, translating into MKKNIGLSDKIVRIALAIVIAVLYYTNTINGTIAIILGAFAVILLLTSFINFCPLYLPFGISTRKKV
- the ytxJ gene encoding bacillithiol system redox-active protein YtxJ; the protein is MSMFNSFFGNSEKPNDSKSNIKWIDLTDLGQLNQIIQDSAEKPVVVFKHSTRCSVSRMALKQFENEFNLMDEVDTYFLDLISYRDVSNEIASRFQVVHQSPQLVLIKDGKSIYDASHSEIDALELKGKF